In the genome of Patescibacteria group bacterium, one region contains:
- a CDS encoding nucleotide exchange factor GrpE, whose amino-acid sequence MADEIVHNDENIEPEIADTDEEFIPEDGEGNTATSKDAVKDLREKLKKAIAEKQEYLDGWQRAKADFVNARKRDEEDKKEFVKFAKIGLIEELIPVLESFEMARANKAAWEAVDKNWRMGIEYIQTQFVKVLQDNGVTEVDPKGQKFDPMLHEAVSYDEVQDESQDHVITDVIQKGYTIAGKIIKAPRVKVGEFKK is encoded by the coding sequence ATGGCAGATGAAATTGTACACAACGACGAAAATATAGAGCCAGAAATTGCCGATACTGATGAAGAATTTATTCCAGAAGATGGTGAAGGTAATACTGCGACAAGTAAAGATGCAGTTAAAGATTTACGAGAAAAGCTTAAAAAAGCAATTGCTGAGAAACAAGAATATTTGGATGGATGGCAGCGAGCAAAAGCAGATTTTGTAAACGCTCGAAAGCGAGACGAAGAAGATAAAAAAGAATTTGTTAAGTTTGCAAAAATAGGTCTTATTGAAGAGTTAATTCCAGTTCTTGAAAGTTTTGAAATGGCACGTGCAAATAAAGCTGCATGGGAAGCTGTAGATAAAAACTGGAGAATGGGAATTGAATATATTCAAACTCAGTTTGTGAAAGTATTGCAAGACAATGGCGTCACTGAAGTTGATCCTAAGGGACAGAAATTTGATCCAATGCTTCACGAAGCAGTATCATATGATGAAGTCCAGGATGAATCTCAAGATCATGTAATTACTGACGTAATTCAGAAAGGATATACTATTGCTGGTAAAATAATTAAAGCTCCACGTGTTAAAGTAGGAGAGTTTAAGAAGTAA
- the rpsI gene encoding 30S ribosomal protein S9, with the protein MSEATTKNKYIEAVGRRKTSVARVRITEAAKTSYLINERELPAYFPTAELQRIVTDPFQGPTKVAGKFKITVMLKGGGMNSQAEALRHGLSRALIDWDIELRGKLKKAGFLKRDPRAKERRKFGLKKARKAPQWSKR; encoded by the coding sequence ATGTCTGAAGCAACAACAAAAAATAAATACATCGAAGCAGTAGGACGACGAAAGACTTCAGTCGCACGAGTGCGAATTACTGAAGCCGCAAAGACATCGTACCTTATCAACGAGCGAGAACTTCCTGCATACTTTCCAACAGCAGAACTTCAGCGAATTGTAACTGATCCTTTCCAGGGACCTACAAAGGTAGCAGGAAAGTTTAAGATCACTGTTATGCTTAAGGGAGGAGGAATGAATTCTCAAGCTGAAGCACTCCGACACGGATTGTCACGAGCACTTATTGATTGGGATATCGAACTTCGAGGAAAACTAAAGAAAGCAGGCTTCCTCAAGCGAGATCCACGAGCGAAAGAACGACGAAAGTTCGGACTCAAGAAAGCGCGAAAGGCACCTCAGTGGTCAAAGCGATAA
- a CDS encoding uL13 family ribosomal protein, whose product MKYTLDAQNKKVGRIASEAAKLLMGKNLTTFVRNAVPDVDVEIINAGKADISEQRKEKEVKPRYSGYPSGIKVQTVGEVLEKKGPQEVFRKAVYGMLPTNKLRAKMIKRLKISE is encoded by the coding sequence ATGAAATACACTCTCGACGCACAAAATAAAAAGGTAGGACGAATTGCTAGTGAAGCAGCAAAGCTTTTAATGGGAAAAAATCTCACTACATTCGTACGAAACGCCGTTCCTGACGTTGATGTTGAAATCATCAATGCCGGCAAAGCTGACATCTCAGAACAGCGAAAGGAAAAAGAAGTAAAGCCACGATACTCAGGATACCCAAGTGGTATTAAGGTACAGACTGTGGGAGAAGTTCTTGAGAAGAAAGGTCCACAAGAAGTTTTTCGTAAAGCAGTGTACGGCATGTTGCCTACAAACAAGCTTCGCGCTAAAATGATCAAACGTCTAAAAATTTCTGAATAA
- the rplQ gene encoding 50S ribosomal protein L17: MRHHKVNRKFGRKADERKALMRSLALSLVTREKIKTTDAKARELRPFVEKLITRSKVGTVATRRFLVTQVGVPGAKKLIETIGPKFKERSGGYTRIVKLPARVSDGSAMAYIELV; the protein is encoded by the coding sequence ATGAGACATCACAAAGTAAACAGAAAATTTGGCCGAAAGGCAGACGAACGAAAAGCGCTCATGCGATCGCTTGCTCTTTCTCTTGTAACACGAGAGAAGATTAAGACAACTGATGCAAAGGCTCGTGAACTTCGACCATTCGTTGAGAAGCTTATTACCCGATCAAAAGTTGGGACTGTAGCAACACGACGATTCCTCGTTACACAAGTTGGAGTGCCAGGCGCAAAGAAACTAATTGAAACCATTGGACCAAAGTTTAAAGAGCGAAGTGGTGGCTATACACGAATCGTGAAGCTTCCAGCTCGAGTAAGTGATGGTAGTGCAATGGCTTACATCGAACTCGTATAA
- a CDS encoding DNA-directed RNA polymerase subunit alpha, whose translation MSDFNIVLPSKPRIILEEGSQGVYEIDGLYPGYGHTLGNSLRRIILSSLPGTAVTSVKIAGVSHEFSSIEGVKEDVITILLHLKKIRIQMITDEAQVLRLKVKGINEVTAANVETAGQIQILNPELVLAHITDKNTELDIEMTVEKGLGYVSKEMLQKNKVDIGTVTLDASFTPIRRVHYEVENMRVGDRTDFNRLRLFIETDGTLTPKEALERSIEIMIAQLKSIVGFKKEEELPMVEESSNESSGDSQGDKEVDTEALKTRVETLNLSQRTMNALSNANIRTVGGLSRKREQDILEIEGLGAKGLQEIKKALSNFGIVLKS comes from the coding sequence ATGTCCGACTTTAACATCGTATTACCATCAAAGCCTCGAATCATCCTTGAAGAAGGCTCACAAGGTGTATACGAAATTGATGGTCTTTATCCAGGATACGGCCATACCCTTGGAAACAGCCTTCGAAGAATTATCCTTTCTTCACTTCCAGGTACAGCAGTTACCTCAGTAAAGATTGCAGGTGTTAGCCATGAATTTTCATCTATCGAAGGGGTAAAAGAAGATGTTATCACTATTCTTCTTCACCTTAAGAAAATCCGAATTCAGATGATTACTGATGAAGCGCAAGTATTGCGACTCAAGGTAAAAGGAATTAATGAAGTAACAGCTGCAAATGTAGAAACAGCAGGTCAAATTCAAATTTTGAATCCTGAGCTTGTACTTGCTCATATTACTGACAAAAACACAGAGCTCGACATTGAAATGACTGTTGAAAAGGGTCTTGGATATGTTTCAAAGGAAATGCTCCAGAAGAACAAAGTAGATATTGGAACAGTTACTCTTGATGCAAGTTTTACTCCAATCCGACGTGTACACTACGAAGTAGAAAACATGCGAGTTGGTGATCGAACAGATTTCAACCGACTACGACTTTTCATCGAAACAGACGGAACTCTTACACCAAAAGAAGCTCTTGAACGATCAATCGAAATTATGATTGCTCAGCTTAAGTCAATTGTTGGCTTTAAGAAGGAAGAAGAACTTCCTATGGTTGAGGAATCATCAAACGAATCATCAGGTGACTCACAAGGTGATAAGGAAGTTGATACTGAAGCTTTGAAGACACGTGTTGAGACTTTAAACCTCTCACAGCGAACCATGAATGCACTTTCAAATGCAAACATCCGAACCGTTGGAGGCTTGAGCCGAAAGCGAGAACAGGATATTCTTGAAATTGAAGGACTTGGTGCAAAGGGACTTCAGGAAATCAAGAAAGCATTAAGTAATTTTGGTATTGTACTAAAAAGTTAG
- the rpsD gene encoding 30S ribosomal protein S4, with amino-acid sequence MIIGPKYKIARRLGAGVFEKTSTAKFALRQTQKTKGKGERRGGPKTDFGIQMLEKQKARFSYALTEKQFSKYVKASLEKKGLSRDLLFQKLELRLDNVVLRSGIAITRLAARQMVSHGHLMVNGKRVTIPSYELRIGDKVTIREASAKKPLFAGLDERIQKFKAPSWIKLDGEKKIVEVQGLPKLVPEELIFDIGQVLEFYSR; translated from the coding sequence ATGATCATTGGACCAAAATACAAAATTGCACGACGTTTAGGAGCTGGAGTGTTTGAAAAAACATCTACAGCTAAATTTGCGCTTCGACAAACCCAAAAAACAAAGGGTAAGGGAGAGCGACGAGGTGGGCCTAAAACCGACTTCGGAATTCAAATGCTTGAAAAGCAGAAGGCACGATTTAGTTATGCCTTAACTGAAAAGCAATTTTCAAAATACGTAAAAGCATCTCTTGAAAAGAAAGGACTCAGTCGAGATCTTCTTTTCCAGAAGCTTGAACTACGACTTGATAACGTAGTACTCCGATCAGGAATTGCAATTACTCGTCTTGCAGCTCGACAGATGGTTTCTCATGGTCACTTAATGGTTAATGGAAAGCGAGTAACAATCCCTTCATATGAGTTGCGGATTGGAGACAAGGTTACCATTCGAGAAGCAAGTGCAAAGAAGCCATTGTTTGCTGGTTTGGATGAGCGAATCCAGAAATTCAAGGCACCTTCATGGATTAAGCTTGATGGAGAAAAGAAGATTGTAGAAGTTCAGGGTCTACCAAAATTAGTTCCTGAAGAGCTGATCTTCGATATTGGTCAGGTTCTTGAATTCTATAGTAGATAA
- the rpsK gene encoding 30S ribosomal protein S11 — translation MGKKRIVKKGEEGAEAAAPKAPTATAKKRFELAHLYVQSTYNNTKVLLTDTKGNTLAWSSSGTLGFKGAKKGTPFAAAKVGETLGTKAIALGVKEVAVVVNGVGSGRESAIRGFISKSIGISQIKDMTPVPFNGPKPKKPRRV, via the coding sequence ATGGGAAAGAAACGAATTGTTAAAAAAGGAGAAGAAGGAGCTGAAGCCGCAGCACCAAAGGCACCAACAGCAACCGCTAAAAAGCGTTTTGAATTGGCGCATCTTTATGTACAGTCAACCTACAACAACACTAAGGTTTTGTTGACTGACACAAAGGGAAACACTCTTGCATGGTCATCATCAGGAACTCTTGGATTCAAGGGTGCAAAGAAAGGAACTCCGTTTGCCGCTGCAAAGGTGGGTGAAACTCTTGGAACTAAAGCAATTGCGTTGGGGGTAAAAGAAGTAGCAGTAGTGGTTAATGGTGTTGGTTCAGGACGAGAGTCTGCAATCCGAGGCTTTATTTCAAAGTCTATCGGTATTTCACAAATTAAGGACATGACACCAGTGCCTTTTAATGGACCGAAGCCTAAGAAGCCTCGTAGAGTATAG
- the rpsM gene encoding 30S ribosomal protein S13 has protein sequence MRILGITLPDEKRMEIALTAIFGIGRPRAHKILKEAGVEFGKKAKELSMDEENKVRGVIEKGGFKIEGDLKREVASNIKRLKDIKAYRGTRHAKRLPARGQRTKTNARTLKGVKKTMGSGRKKESKT, from the coding sequence ATGAGAATTCTTGGAATCACCTTACCAGACGAAAAGCGAATGGAAATTGCATTAACTGCAATCTTTGGAATTGGACGACCACGTGCACACAAAATCCTGAAAGAGGCAGGAGTTGAATTCGGAAAGAAGGCTAAAGAGCTTTCAATGGACGAAGAAAACAAAGTTCGAGGTGTTATTGAAAAGGGTGGGTTTAAGATCGAAGGAGATTTAAAGCGAGAAGTTGCTTCAAATATCAAGCGTCTTAAGGACATCAAAGCATACCGAGGAACTCGACATGCAAAACGATTACCAGCACGAGGTCAGCGAACCAAGACAAACGCTCGAACACTTAAGGGCGTTAAGAAGACTATGGGTAGCGGACGAAAGAAGGAATCTAAGACATAG
- the rpmJ gene encoding 50S ribosomal protein L36 — MRVKSSVKKICAKCKVVRRKGYVYVVCSANPRHKQRQG; from the coding sequence ATGAGAGTAAAATCATCAGTAAAGAAAATTTGCGCAAAATGTAAAGTCGTACGACGAAAGGGGTATGTGTACGTAGTTTGCAGTGCCAACCCACGCCATAAGCAGCGACAGGGCTAA
- the infA gene encoding translation initiation factor IF-1 has translation MDTKSKAETVAGVVTEALPNTQFRVRLDGTDVEQLAYLAGKMRMNRIRVLIGDRVIMEVDPYGGKSKIIKRM, from the coding sequence ATGGATACAAAGTCAAAAGCAGAAACAGTAGCTGGCGTCGTAACCGAGGCCTTACCTAACACGCAATTTCGTGTTAGGTTGGATGGTACTGATGTTGAGCAACTTGCGTACCTTGCAGGAAAAATGAGAATGAATAGAATTCGAGTTCTTATTGGTGACCGAGTCATCATGGAAGTCGATCCCTACGGAGGAAAGAGCAAAATAATCAAACGAATGTAA